A genomic region of Spea bombifrons isolate aSpeBom1 chromosome 9, aSpeBom1.2.pri, whole genome shotgun sequence contains the following coding sequences:
- the GPR176 gene encoding G-protein coupled receptor 176: MGYNGTWIFRNRSDTGFYQSASRTLEIRNLSHSQVFWSNRSASDGQSYRHFTTSVQVVIFIGSLLGNVIVLWSTCRTSVLKSVTNSFMKNLACSGICASLVCVPFDIVLSASPSCCWWIHTQPFCKTIKFLHKVFCSVTILSFAAIALDRYYSVLYPLERKISDSKARDLLIYIWAHAVVASIPVFAVTNVTDIYAMSTCSPPGDYSLGHLVYVLVYNITTVLFPVAVVFLFMLLIRRALSASQKKKVIIAALRTPQNTISIPYVSQKEAELHAMLLSMVLIFILCSVPYVTLVIYRTILNVPHISDFLILTAIWLPKVSLVANPLLFLTVNKSVRKCVVGTVVQLHRRYSRRNVVNLGSIAEVNLEPSVRSGSQLLEMFHIGQQQIFKSVDDDDDNDVKSDGARNIKLKHAVPGTSLDVEHTLVQRFIPQSAESSAQVAPVMPGEAEVLSDKYSMQCGFGPFELPPQWLSDKRNSKKRLLPPLGNTPEELIQTKQPKCRTERKISRNNKVCIFPKVDS, translated from the exons ATGGGTTACAATGGAACCTGGATTTTCAGGAACAGAAGCGACACAGGATTCTATCAGTCAGCATCTAGAACCCTGGAAATCAGGAACCTATCACACTCTCAGGTGTTCTGGAGCAACCGGAGTGCTAGTGATGGCCAGAGCTACagacattttaccaccagcgtCCAGGTTGTCATTTTTATCGGCTCTTTGCTGG GAAATGTCATTGTCCTTTGGTCAACCTGCAGAACATCTGTCCTGAAATCAGTAACTAACAGTTTCATGAAGAACCTGGCCTGTTCTGGAATCTGTGCCAGCTTGGTGTGCGTGCCTTTTGACATTGTGCTAAGTGCCAGCCCGAGCTGCTGTTGGTGGATTCACACCCAGCCCTTCTGTAAGACCATCAAATTTTTGCACAAAGTCTTCTGCTCTGTGACCATCCTCAGCTTTGCTGCCATTGCTTTGGATAG GTATTACTCAGTGCTGTACCCATTAGAGAGGAAGATCTCAGATTCCAAAGCCAGAGACCTGCTCATCTACATCTGGGCTCACGCTGTTGTTGCCAGTATTCCTGTGTTCGCTGTGACAAATGTGACTGACATTTATGCCATGTCCACTTGTTCTCCTCCCGGGGACTACTCCTTAGGCCACCTGGTTTATGTCCTCGTGTATAATATCACCACCGTTCTATTTCCCGTGGCTGTTGTTTTTCTCTTCATGCTCCTCATCCGAAGAGCTTTGAGTGCCAGTCAGAAAAAGAAAGTGATCATTGCGGCTCTGAGGACGCCGCAGAACACCATATCCATTCCGTAtgtgtcccagaaggaagccgaGCTTCACGCCATGCTGCTGTCCATGGTCCTGATATTTATTCTCTGCAGTGTCCCATACGTAACTTTAGTGATCTACCGCACCATACTCAATGTGCCCCACATTTCAGACTTTCTGATACTGACTGCTATCTGGCTGCCTAAAGTTTCCTTGGTAGCAAACCCTCTACTTTTCTTGACTGTGAACAAGTCTGTACGCAAGTGTGTGGTGGGCACCGTTGTTCAATTACACCGCAGGTATAGCAGGAGGAACGTGGTCAACCTTGGATCCATAGCAGAGGTGAACTTAGAACCCAGCGTGCGCTCAGGCAGCCAACTTCTCGAAATGTTCCACATTGGACAACAGCAGATCTTCAAGTCTGTGGACGATGATGATGACAATGATGTCAAGTCAGATGGCGCCAGGAACATAAAACTGAAACATGCGGTGCCCGGTACCAGCCTTGATGTAGAACATACTTTGGTACAGCGGTTCATCCCACAGAGTGCAGAATCTTCAGCGCAAGTGGCCCCCGTGATGCCAGGCGAGGCCGAAGTGCTCAGTGACAAGTATTCAATGCAGTGTGGGTTTGGTCCTTTTGAGTTACCACCGCAATGGCTTTCTGATAAGCGAAACAGCAAGAAGCGCCTTTTGCCCCCCTTGGGAAATACCCCAGAGGAGCTAATCCAGACTAAACAACCTAAGTGCAGGACTGAGCGTAAAATCAGCAGGAACAATAAAGTATGCATCTTTCCAAAAGTAGATTCCTAG
- the SUSD6 gene encoding sushi domain-containing protein 6: MYRGVVAAHSPLWCTVWSSGGPRLHLQLVLTLFFLSNALCSVCPPPPEPENGGFLCHPPHCDQPLTSGSVIEYFCAEGFMLKGDYKFLTCKNGAWNPPMGVSCRQGQETNKHTSLGVPTLSIVASTASSVALILLLIVLFVLLQPKLKSFHHNRREGCVAGEQVSIMVDGVQVALPSYEEAVYGSAGNCIPSASSRVQIVLSEGPGEEQDLQQSACSSNSTGQTSRGSDLTGQTMGHAMQGATSSRQHSETVMVHQTSSSWASGAEGRTLRGAGVDSESSDVQSLLSLSSDDYTDDVPLLKEA; this comes from the exons ATGTACCGTGGAGTGGTAGCTGCACATAGTCCCCTCTGGTGTACAGTTTGGTCTTCTGGGGGGCCGAGGCTGCACCTCCAGTTGGTCCTGACTCTGTTTTTCCTGTCGAATGCACTATGCTCAG tgtgtcCTCCACCCCCAGAGCCGGAGAATGGTGGGTTTCTGTGTCACCCTCCGCACTGTGATCAGCCACTAACCTCAGGAAGTGTGATTGAATACTTCTGTGCAGAAGGATTCATGCTCAAGGGAGACTATAAATTCCTGACCTGCAAGAATGGTGCTTGGAACCCACCCATGGGAGTCAGCTGCAGGCAAGGCCAAG AGACCAATAAACACACCAGCCTCGGGGTCCCTACATTGTCTATCGTTGCATCTACCGCCAGTTCTGTAGCCTTAATATTGCTTCTCATTGTCCTGTTTGTACTGCTGCAACCCAAGCTCAAGTCTTTCCATCATAACAG GCGTGAAGGATGTGTCGCTGGGGAGCAGGTGTCCATCATGGTTGATGGAGTGCAGGTTGCTCTTCCTTCTTATGAAGAAGCTGTCTATGGCAGTGCAGGAAACTGCATTCCATCTGCAAGCTCCCGCGTTCAAATAGTGTTATCGGAGGGCCCGGGTGAGGAGCAAGACCTGCAGCAGTCTGCATGCAGCTCTAATTCCACTGGCCAGACTTCCAGGGGCTCCGATCTTACCGGCCAAACTATGGGACACGCCATGCAGGGCGCAACAAGCAGCAGACAGCACTCAGAGACTGTGATGGTCCATCAGACATCATCTTCATGGGCATCTGGAGCAGAAGGCAGGACTCTGAGAGGAGCAGGAGTAGATTCTGAGAGCAGTGATGTGCAGAgcctcctctccctctcctctgatgACTATACAGATG ATGTTCCTCTTCTAAAGGAAGCCTGA
- the CCDC177 gene encoding coiled-coil domain-containing protein 177 yields MMTEPIEDPGGQELSGGASGRQREHSPMLHLDLYNFESPDAEGSRYVLTSPRSLEACARCMVKPVELLARSLSDLVREAPGRSMRVATGLCEVYEIERQRKLKMCREERERIIRQEKRRILPLVLSNTIGSPSTSKGPSRAEPNSGNIAHRFDSPPSVGCQRKNTPPSKDVVRTETPPSKGPKKSNSPNAKGSQKCHTPVSKKQKSDPSLTTNAQSNDPLVSADPVHTVPPKNKSQSLDSLQKVRDGASTKTSSESAASSYSGDSGRARAAEFLQSPRTLETVNSLLGRSFSLGDLSHSPQTTKKVDKMVKEVKKKGIQELPKRDKKIAAIMIAKHEEENIRNEQRYWAHLQWDRQRRSSELRKEQEEKERQRYLLQGQRLWESQVKNRCNRISVDELNASSLTQSRSLVQLEKWREQPQELDKRKKGKSEKTKVEGKQKKTHQEEDEKKEAEGQEGEELQEKLLTAQQKKQEKVEKLQINKCAQNKLENLKHQVVLQELLQKEESENEELRKSLEHNLQKAQENVEHLMEKKQQEIKNKARREELQILRARQAAERREMERREHLQELAKTAERRLQHAAQVAEEVVQHKARKAVEARLEKEKIQRENRQRVQKNEEIKRQELLMSIEKKLERSEQICKEKQTVLDNARSVARASFNIRERVRAETNTRTFDKMALEAELYSNINKK; encoded by the coding sequence ATGATGACAGAGCCCATAGAGGATCCAGGAGGACAAGAATTGTCTGGAGGGGCTTCTGGACGTCAAAGAGAGCACTCACCTATGCTACACCTAGATCTTTATAACTTTGAAAGTCCAGATGCAGAGGGAAGCCGTTACGTACTGACAAGTCCCCGCTCGCTAGAGGCTTGTGCTCGCTGTATGGTAAAGCCCGTGGAACTACTGGCCAGGAGCCTGTCTGATTTGGTACGAGAGGCGCCGGGACGATCTATGCGAGTGGCTACTGGTCTTTGTGAAGTTTATGAGATAGAGAGGCAAAGGAAACTGAAGATGTGccgggaggagagagagaggattaTTCGGCAAGAAAAGAGGCGGATTTTACCATTGGTACTTAGCAACACAATTGGTTCCCCATCGACTTCAAAAGGACCATCAAGGGCAGAACCTAACAGTGGAAACATTGCCCACAGGTTTGATTCTCCACCATCTGTAGGCTGCCAAAGAAAAAATACCCCTCCCTCTAAGGACGTAGTTAGAACAGAAACTCCTCCCTCAAAGGGCCCCAAAAAGAGCAATTCTCCCAATGCCAAGGGCTCCCAGAAATGCCACACCCCAGTATCCAAGAAACAAAAGAGTGACCCTTCACTTACCACCAATGCACAAAGTAACGATCCTTTAGTTTCCGCTGATCCTGTACATACTGTTCCTCCAAAGAATAAGAGCCAATCACTGGACTCGTTGCAGAAAGTGAGGGATGGAGCCTCTACCAAAACATCCTCTGAGTCTGCGGCTTCCTCGTATAGTGGAGATAGTGGCCGAGCCAGAGCAGCAGAATTCCTTCAGAGTCCACGAACCTTGGAGACTGTGAATTCCCTGTTGGGAAGGAGCTTCAGTCTTGGAGATCTGAGCCACTCACCCCAAACAACCAAGAAAGTGGACAAGATGGTGAAAGAGGTGAAGAAGAAGGGTATTCAAGAGTTGCCAAAGAGGGACAAGAAAATTGCAGCCATTATGATTGCCAAGCATGAGGAGGAAAATATCAGAAATGAGCAACGTTACTGGGCTCATCTGCAATGGGACAGGCAGCGAAGAAGCTCCGAACTAAGAAAGGAGCAAGAGGAGAAGGAAAGGCAGAGGTATCTACTTCAAGGACAGAGACTGTGGGAATCTCAAGTAAAGAATCGGTGTAACAGAATTTCTGTTGACGAGCTGAATGCTTCCTCCCTGACACAAAGTAGAAGCTTGGTACAGTTGGAGAAATGGAGGGAACAGCCTCAAGAACTGGATAAACGCAAGAAAGGGAAGTCGGAGAAAACCAAAGTGGAAGGTAAGCAAAAGAAGACCCATCAAGAAGAAGATGAGAAGAAAGAGGCTGAGGGACAGGAAGGAGAGGAACTTCAGGAAAAGCTTCTCACAGCTCAACAGAAAAAGCAGGAGAAAGTCGAGAAGCTGCAGATTAATAAATGTGCACAAAACAAATTGGAAAATTTGAAGCACCAGGTCGTACTACAGGAGCTGCTACAGAAGGAGGAATCAGAGAATGAAGAGCTTAGGAAGAGTCTTGAGCACAATCTCCAAAAGGCCCAGGAGAACGTGGAACAcctgatggaaaaaaaacagcaagagATAAAGAACAAGGCTCGGCGGGAAGAATTACAGATCTTGAGagccaggcaggcagcagaaaggagagagatggaGCGCAGGGAACATTTGCAAGAGCTTGCTAAAACTGCTGAGAGGAGGCTGCAGCATGCAGCACAGGTGGCCGAGGAGGTAGTGCAACACAAAGCAAGGAAAGCTGTAGAGGCCAGACTGGAGAAGGAAAAGATACAGAGAGAGAACCGGCAGAGGGTGCAGAAGAATGAGGAGATAAAGAGACAGGAACTGCTTATGTCCATAGAGAAGAAGTTGGAGCGCAGTGAACAAATATGCAAGGAAAAGCAAACTGTACTTGACAATGCTCGCTCGGTGGCCAGAGCCTCCTTCAACATCCGGGAGAGGGTGCGAGCCGAGACAAACACACGTACCTTTGACAAGATGGCTCTGGAAGCGGAATTATATTccaacattaacaaaaaatga